From the Nocardiopsis changdeensis genome, one window contains:
- a CDS encoding PhoH family protein, producing the protein MASSSTDRRDTQSPIAPSAETGVERRVYVLDTSVLLADPLALTRFAEHEVVIPVVVITELESKRHHPELGYFARNALRFLDDLRVANGRLDVPVPVNDDGGSVRVELNHSDPEILPAGFRLGDNDTRILTVARNLQEEGGEVVLVSKDLPMRIKASSIGLAADEYRAELAIEHGWTGMAELDVAAHQVSELFEHGATDIEAARELPCHTGLVLVSERGKALGRVRPDKSVRLVRGDRDVFGLHGRSAEQRVALDLLTDPEVGIVSLGGRAGTGKSALALCAGLEAVLERRQHRKVMVFRPLYAVGGQELGYLPGTENDKMTPWGQAVHDTLSAVTSEDVIEEVVDRGMLEVLPLTHIRGRSLHDAFVIVDEAQSLERGVLLTVLSRLGENSRVVLTHDIAQRDNLRVGRHDGVVAVIEKLKGHPLFAHITLTRSERSPIAALVTEMLEN; encoded by the coding sequence GTGGCTAGTTCCTCGACCGATCGCCGTGACACCCAGTCCCCCATCGCCCCCTCCGCGGAGACGGGCGTGGAACGGCGCGTCTACGTGCTCGACACCAGCGTCCTGCTCGCCGACCCGCTGGCCCTGACCCGGTTCGCCGAGCACGAGGTGGTCATCCCCGTGGTGGTGATCACCGAGCTGGAGAGCAAGCGGCACCACCCGGAGCTCGGGTACTTCGCCCGCAACGCGCTGCGCTTCCTGGACGACCTGCGGGTCGCCAACGGTCGCCTGGACGTCCCGGTCCCCGTGAACGACGACGGCGGCAGCGTGCGCGTCGAGCTCAACCACAGCGATCCGGAGATCCTCCCGGCCGGTTTCCGGCTGGGCGACAACGACACCCGGATCCTGACCGTCGCCCGCAACCTCCAGGAGGAGGGCGGCGAGGTCGTGCTGGTGAGCAAGGACCTGCCGATGCGCATCAAGGCCTCCTCGATCGGCCTGGCGGCCGACGAGTACCGGGCCGAGCTGGCGATCGAGCACGGGTGGACGGGCATGGCCGAGCTGGACGTGGCCGCCCACCAGGTGTCGGAGCTGTTCGAGCACGGCGCCACCGACATCGAGGCGGCCCGCGAGCTCCCCTGCCACACCGGCCTGGTGCTGGTCTCCGAACGCGGCAAGGCGCTGGGGCGGGTCCGCCCGGACAAGTCGGTGCGCCTGGTGCGCGGCGACCGCGACGTGTTCGGCCTGCACGGCCGCAGCGCCGAGCAGCGCGTCGCCCTGGACCTGCTCACCGACCCCGAGGTGGGCATCGTCTCCCTGGGCGGCCGGGCCGGCACGGGCAAGTCGGCGCTGGCGCTGTGCGCCGGCCTGGAGGCGGTCCTGGAGCGCCGCCAGCACCGCAAGGTGATGGTGTTCCGCCCGCTGTACGCGGTCGGCGGCCAGGAGCTGGGCTACCTGCCGGGCACGGAGAACGACAAGATGACCCCGTGGGGGCAGGCGGTGCACGACACCCTGTCCGCGGTCACCAGCGAGGACGTCATCGAGGAGGTCGTGGACCGGGGGATGCTGGAGGTCCTGCCGCTCACCCACATCCGCGGCCGGTCGCTGCACGACGCGTTCGTCATCGTGGACGAGGCGCAGTCGCTGGAGCGGGGGGTCCTGCTCACCGTGCTGTCGCGGCTGGGGGAGAACTCGCGGGTGGTCCTCACCCACGACATCGCCCAGCGCGACAACCTGCGGGTCGGCCGCCACGACGGTGTCGTCGCGGTGATCGAGAAGCTCAAGGGGCACCCGCTGTTCGCGCACATCACGCTGACCCGGTCGGAGCGGTCACCGATCGCCGCCCTGGTCACGGAGATGCTGGAGAACTGA
- a CDS encoding RNA polymerase sigma factor: protein MRSSDNNEHEATPAPRRRVASNVDEELEELARRSRDGDAVALDELLRRIQPEVLRRCARFLPYRQDAEEACQDALLRVARKIDSFKGDSLFTTWLYTVVSNSARQTYRSMKRRAAEFPTEAERMPHQRDPRTTSVIAGSRIDLLEALDQLEKDRPNLVAPLVLRDLCQMDYNEIASELNLALGTVKSRIHQGRKHVRKSLAVT from the coding sequence ATGCGCAGTAGTGACAACAACGAGCACGAGGCGACCCCCGCGCCCCGTCGACGGGTGGCGAGCAACGTCGACGAGGAGCTGGAGGAGCTCGCCCGCAGGTCCAGGGACGGCGACGCCGTCGCCCTGGACGAACTGCTCCGGCGGATCCAGCCCGAGGTGCTGCGCCGGTGCGCGCGCTTCCTGCCCTACCGGCAGGACGCCGAGGAGGCCTGCCAGGACGCCCTGCTCCGGGTGGCCCGCAAGATCGACAGCTTCAAGGGCGACTCCCTGTTCACGACGTGGCTGTACACCGTCGTGTCCAACTCCGCCCGCCAGACCTACCGCTCCATGAAGCGCCGCGCCGCCGAGTTCCCGACCGAGGCCGAGCGCATGCCCCACCAGCGCGACCCGCGCACCACCAGCGTGATCGCCGGTTCCCGGATCGACCTGCTGGAGGCCCTCGACCAGCTGGAGAAGGACCGTCCGAACCTGGTGGCCCCCCTGGTCCTGCGCGACCTGTGCCAGATGGACTACAACGAGATCGCCTCGGAGCTGAACCTCGCCCTGGGCACCGTGAAGTCCCGCATCCACCAGGGGCGCAAGCACGTGCGCAAGTCCCTGGCCGTAACGTGA
- a CDS encoding DUF1707 SHOCT-like domain-containing protein gives MPPERLRASHSDRERVLKVLREAAADGRLDLDEFQERSDRAQEARTLGELPPLTADLLPAQEQPIRLDHQPAFGVFGTAVRRGRWVAYPGDLALAVAGRVEVDMREALLLRGHHRMTVTAVLGRVEILVPDGVEVRVNGRSVLGLRSTTARRSDLSDPPVLEINGFCLLGTVRIRAPRRPFLTRLRRRERRPGIGS, from the coding sequence ATCCCCCCTGAACGGCTGCGGGCCTCCCACAGCGACCGCGAACGGGTGCTGAAGGTGCTGCGCGAGGCCGCCGCGGACGGGCGCCTGGACCTCGACGAGTTCCAGGAGCGCTCGGACAGGGCCCAGGAGGCCAGGACCCTCGGCGAGCTGCCGCCGCTCACCGCCGACCTGCTGCCCGCGCAGGAGCAGCCCATCCGCCTGGACCACCAGCCCGCCTTCGGGGTGTTCGGCACGGCCGTCCGCAGGGGGCGGTGGGTCGCCTACCCCGGCGACCTGGCCCTGGCGGTGGCGGGCCGGGTCGAGGTGGACATGCGTGAGGCGCTGCTGCTGCGCGGCCACCACCGGATGACCGTCACCGCGGTGCTGGGCCGGGTGGAGATCCTGGTGCCCGACGGGGTGGAGGTGCGCGTCAACGGCCGCTCCGTGCTGGGGCTGCGGAGCACCACGGCGCGGAGGTCGGACCTGTCCGATCCCCCGGTCCTGGAGATCAACGGGTTCTGCCTGCTGGGCACCGTCCGGATCAGGGCGCCCCGGCGGCCCTTCCTCACCCGGTTGCGGCGGCGCGAACGGCGTCCCGGCATCGGGTCCTGA
- a CDS encoding serine/threonine-protein kinase, with amino-acid sequence MSSNSDSERIVANRYILRRELGRGGMGVVWEAFDPSLDRTVAIKQVLLPDHFTDEERADAHARVRREARSAARISHPSVITIHDVFDFEGDPWVVMELVEGGSLQDMLEQRGALDVETTATIAEALLKAVQAADAAGVLHRDIKPGNIMMSADGRVILTDFGIATMEGGPSITRTGALIGSPEYMPPERLEGGPAEHRGDLWSIGVTLFATVEGLSPFRRDSITAAIAAVLGSPLPPMRRAGRLTPVIAGLLERDPDRRLTVDGALALLDERGGAGAAAAYAGGHFPGPGPASDSGPVTAASGGYPSGPLTGPGTGYPSGPIPGGPVGGHPSGPLTGPTGGHPAGPGPGATSGPLSGPHPGMGGPSGPHTPPRPFPPHGPTTPGTPFGPSRPQPSFASHSGGHGPGHGGPTGGQGTLAPPRPPARSSGGVNKLLIGLGCGVLALVLIAVVAVGGMLLSNSGAEDPDPQADPSESALPGEQGAPVEPTPSNVPDDAGDDQDGPPSYEEMETFESQWFDVEYPETWTVDDSRIDESLVVFVAPGSDHQVWVAGWTEEEFTGTSAEYLEETKGGTDVEGDVTTDYLQLNLHEFGEDEYEDGWDVALVRSNLTNDTWPSPARRFWAYAVSMDHQGERVFYMVTVNVPRGDSGYYEELPGEVMDSFEPHL; translated from the coding sequence ATGTCGAGTAACAGCGACAGTGAGCGCATCGTCGCGAACCGTTACATCCTGCGCCGAGAACTCGGCCGGGGTGGCATGGGAGTGGTCTGGGAGGCGTTCGACCCCTCCCTGGACCGGACGGTCGCGATCAAACAGGTGCTCCTGCCCGATCACTTCACCGACGAGGAGCGCGCCGACGCCCACGCCAGGGTGCGCCGGGAGGCCCGGTCGGCGGCCCGGATCTCGCACCCCTCCGTGATCACCATCCACGACGTGTTCGACTTCGAGGGCGACCCGTGGGTCGTGATGGAGCTCGTCGAGGGCGGCTCCCTCCAGGACATGCTCGAACAGCGCGGCGCCCTGGACGTGGAGACCACCGCGACCATCGCCGAGGCCCTGCTCAAGGCGGTCCAGGCGGCCGACGCCGCCGGGGTCCTGCACCGGGACATCAAGCCCGGCAACATCATGATGTCCGCCGACGGCCGGGTCATCCTCACCGACTTCGGCATCGCCACGATGGAGGGCGGGCCGAGCATCACCCGCACCGGGGCGCTGATCGGGTCCCCCGAGTACATGCCGCCCGAGCGGCTGGAGGGCGGCCCCGCCGAGCACCGGGGCGACCTGTGGAGCATCGGCGTGACGCTGTTCGCCACGGTGGAGGGGCTCTCGCCCTTCCGCCGCGACTCCATCACCGCGGCCATCGCCGCGGTGCTGGGCTCCCCCCTGCCCCCCATGCGCCGGGCGGGCCGGCTCACCCCGGTGATCGCCGGCCTGCTGGAGCGCGACCCCGACCGGCGGCTGACCGTGGACGGGGCGCTGGCCCTGCTCGACGAACGCGGCGGGGCGGGCGCCGCCGCGGCGTACGCCGGCGGCCACTTCCCGGGTCCCGGCCCGGCCTCCGACAGCGGTCCGGTGACGGCGGCGAGCGGCGGGTACCCGAGCGGTCCCCTCACCGGCCCGGGGACCGGGTACCCCAGCGGTCCGATCCCCGGCGGCCCGGTCGGCGGCCACCCCAGCGGCCCCCTCACGGGACCGACCGGCGGCCACCCGGCCGGCCCCGGCCCGGGGGCGACCAGCGGCCCCCTGAGCGGACCGCACCCGGGCATGGGCGGTCCGAGCGGCCCGCACACCCCGCCGCGCCCGTTCCCGCCCCACGGTCCGACGACCCCGGGCACCCCCTTCGGCCCCTCGCGGCCGCAGCCGTCCTTCGCCTCGCACAGCGGCGGCCACGGCCCGGGCCACGGCGGCCCCACCGGCGGACAGGGCACCCTGGCGCCGCCCCGGCCCCCGGCGCGGTCCTCCGGCGGTGTGAACAAGCTGCTCATCGGCCTGGGCTGCGGCGTCCTCGCGCTGGTGCTCATCGCGGTGGTCGCGGTGGGCGGCATGCTGCTGTCGAACAGCGGCGCGGAGGACCCCGACCCGCAGGCCGACCCGTCGGAGAGCGCGCTCCCCGGCGAGCAGGGCGCCCCCGTGGAGCCCACCCCCTCGAACGTGCCCGACGACGCCGGGGACGACCAGGACGGCCCGCCGTCCTACGAGGAGATGGAGACCTTCGAGTCCCAGTGGTTCGACGTGGAGTACCCCGAGACCTGGACGGTGGACGACAGCAGGATCGACGAGAGCCTCGTCGTGTTCGTCGCCCCCGGGTCCGACCACCAGGTGTGGGTCGCCGGGTGGACCGAGGAGGAGTTCACCGGGACCAGCGCCGAGTACCTGGAGGAGACCAAGGGCGGCACCGACGTCGAGGGCGACGTGACCACCGACTACCTCCAGCTCAACCTGCACGAGTTCGGGGAGGACGAGTACGAGGACGGCTGGGACGTCGCGCTGGTCCGGTCCAACCTCACCAACGACACGTGGCCGAGCCCGGCCCGCCGCTTCTGGGCCTACGCGGTCAGCATGGACCACCAGGGCGAGCGGGTGTTCTACATGGTCACGGTCAACGTGCCGCGCGGCGACTCGGGCTACTACGAGGAGCTGCCCGGCGAGGTGATGGACTCGTTCGAGCCGCACCTGTGA
- a CDS encoding SCO7613 C-terminal domain-containing membrane protein: MRPERRWAAAVGALLMLAALWTALAAWDVTVPEAYTVLPALAALVVGWEWARKAERTPSSWASLSGGLCLLLLPGLGMVLAGEDTLWRVPALLAAALAVVLWGLRRRSQAALVIGGLTLLGTALRAFGPPLWDLTRLLPNWVPFAVIGALLLLIGARYEASLERVRRLGHFIGGMR; this comes from the coding sequence GTGCGGCCGGAGCGCCGGTGGGCCGCGGCGGTCGGCGCGCTGCTCATGCTCGCCGCCCTGTGGACCGCGCTGGCCGCGTGGGACGTGACCGTCCCCGAGGCCTACACCGTGCTCCCGGCCCTGGCCGCCCTGGTCGTCGGCTGGGAGTGGGCCCGCAAGGCGGAGCGGACCCCGTCGAGCTGGGCGTCCCTGTCCGGCGGCCTGTGCCTGCTGCTCCTGCCGGGCCTGGGCATGGTGCTGGCCGGCGAGGACACGCTGTGGCGGGTGCCCGCGCTGCTGGCCGCCGCGCTGGCCGTGGTCCTGTGGGGCCTGCGCCGGCGCAGCCAGGCGGCGCTGGTCATCGGCGGCCTGACCCTGCTGGGCACGGCGCTGCGGGCGTTCGGCCCGCCGCTGTGGGACCTGACCCGGCTGCTGCCCAACTGGGTGCCGTTCGCGGTGATCGGCGCGCTGCTGCTGCTGATCGGCGCCCGCTACGAGGCGAGCCTGGAGCGGGTGCGCAGGCTCGGGCACTTCATCGGGGGCATGCGCTGA
- a CDS encoding lytic transglycosylase domain-containing protein translates to MLLNRMSLRSTAAIGAATLVAGATFAVSAFADEGVDPEVAASAAVPDEEAPAEEAVEDDFFSSSEQPTEEELQAARDEARAERDAAVGARTQTTASEAQDIEEEPEEPETPAFTGDAQGLALDMVLAEGWPESEFTDCLQPLWQKESNWNHLAENPSSGAYGIPQALPGSKMASHGSDWQTNPATQIAWGIDYIKGRYGTPCGAWAHSQSVGWY, encoded by the coding sequence GTGTTACTCAACCGCATGTCGCTGCGCAGTACGGCGGCCATCGGTGCGGCCACCCTCGTCGCGGGCGCGACGTTCGCCGTCTCCGCGTTCGCGGACGAGGGCGTCGACCCGGAGGTGGCGGCCAGCGCCGCCGTCCCGGACGAGGAGGCCCCCGCCGAGGAGGCCGTCGAGGACGACTTCTTCTCGTCCTCCGAGCAGCCGACCGAGGAAGAACTCCAGGCCGCCCGCGACGAGGCCCGCGCCGAGCGCGACGCCGCCGTCGGGGCCCGGACCCAGACCACCGCCTCCGAGGCCCAGGACATCGAGGAGGAGCCCGAGGAGCCCGAGACCCCCGCCTTCACGGGCGACGCCCAGGGCCTGGCCCTGGACATGGTCCTCGCCGAGGGCTGGCCCGAGAGCGAGTTCACCGACTGCCTCCAGCCGCTCTGGCAGAAGGAGAGCAACTGGAACCACCTGGCCGAGAACCCCAGCTCGGGTGCCTACGGCATCCCGCAGGCGCTTCCCGGCAGCAAGATGGCGTCCCACGGCTCGGACTGGCAGACCAACCCCGCCACCCAGATCGCCTGGGGCATCGACTACATCAAGGGCCGCTACGGCACCCCCTGCGGTGCCTGGGCCCACTCCCAGTCCGTCGGCTGGTACTGA
- a CDS encoding lytic transglycosylase domain-containing protein produces the protein MPLPRIQLRYAGAAGAAVLVAAGTFGVAAFADSGTPDPRDAASAALPPEPSPVPTAQENDDFFQTPAAADPQRRQEDLEQARESAEQAGRDAVLSGDAQASDILEEPEPEPDPEPRDSGSSGGSGTPVPAGSAKEIALEMVLAEGWSESEFTDCLEPLWQKESGWNHLAENPSSGAYGIPQSLPGDKMASHGSDWRTNPATQIAWGIDYIKGRYGTPCGAWAHSQANNWY, from the coding sequence TTGCCACTCCCACGGATTCAGTTGCGTTACGCGGGCGCCGCAGGCGCCGCGGTCCTGGTCGCCGCGGGCACCTTCGGTGTCGCGGCCTTCGCCGACTCCGGGACCCCCGACCCCCGTGACGCGGCCTCGGCGGCCCTGCCGCCGGAGCCCTCCCCGGTCCCGACCGCCCAGGAGAACGACGACTTCTTCCAGACCCCGGCCGCAGCCGACCCGCAGCGCCGGCAGGAGGACCTCGAACAGGCCCGCGAGTCCGCCGAGCAGGCCGGGCGCGACGCGGTCCTGAGCGGCGACGCACAGGCCTCCGACATCCTCGAGGAGCCCGAACCCGAGCCCGACCCCGAGCCGCGGGACAGCGGATCCTCCGGCGGCTCCGGCACCCCGGTCCCCGCCGGGTCGGCCAAGGAGATCGCCCTGGAGATGGTCCTCGCCGAGGGCTGGTCCGAGAGCGAGTTCACCGACTGCCTCGAACCGCTGTGGCAGAAGGAGAGCGGCTGGAACCACCTGGCCGAGAACCCGAGCTCGGGCGCCTACGGGATCCCCCAGTCGCTCCCCGGCGACAAGATGGCGTCCCACGGCTCGGACTGGCGGACCAACCCCGCCACCCAGATCGCCTGGGGCATCGACTACATCAAGGGCCGCTACGGCACCCCGTGCGGTGCGTGGGCCCACTCCCAGGCGAACAACTGGTATTAA
- a CDS encoding class II fumarate hydratase: protein MSEFRIEHDSMGEVKVPADAKWRAQTQRAVENFPISGQGLEGAHIAALGQIKAAAAKVNAELGVIGDDLGKAIREAALEVADGKWDSEFPIDVFQTGSGTSSNMNTNEVIATIAKERTGLDVHPNDHVNASQSSNDVFPSSIHIAATSAVINDLIPALRHLEGELTRKSVEFASVVKSGRTHLMDATPVTLGQEFAGYAAQVRYGVERLEASLPRVAELPLGGTAVGTGINTPEGFSARVIAEIAAHTGLPLTEARDHFEAQGARDGLVELSGQLRTIAVGFAKIANDVRWMGSGPTTGLGELFLPDLQPGSSIMPGKVNPVLCEAVLQVSSQVVGNDAAVAFGGASGNFELNVQLPLIARNVLESIRLLANVSRVFADRCVAGIAANEEQCRTYAESSPSIVTPLNRYIGYEEAAKVAKQSLKEKKTIRQVVLERGYIADGKLTEEQLDAALDVLKMTNSQ from the coding sequence ATGAGTGAGTTCCGCATCGAGCACGACTCGATGGGTGAGGTCAAGGTCCCGGCCGACGCCAAGTGGCGTGCCCAGACCCAGCGCGCCGTCGAGAACTTCCCGATCTCGGGGCAGGGGCTGGAGGGCGCCCACATCGCCGCCCTGGGCCAGATCAAGGCCGCCGCCGCCAAGGTCAACGCCGAGCTGGGCGTCATCGGCGACGACCTGGGCAAGGCGATCCGCGAGGCCGCCCTCGAGGTCGCCGACGGCAAGTGGGACTCCGAGTTCCCGATCGACGTGTTCCAGACCGGTTCGGGCACGTCGAGCAACATGAACACCAACGAGGTCATCGCCACCATCGCCAAGGAGCGGACCGGCCTCGACGTCCACCCCAACGACCACGTCAACGCGTCGCAGTCCTCCAACGACGTCTTCCCCTCCTCCATCCACATCGCCGCCACCTCCGCGGTGATCAACGACCTGATCCCGGCGCTGCGCCACCTGGAGGGCGAGCTGACCCGCAAGTCCGTCGAGTTCGCCTCGGTGGTCAAGAGCGGCCGCACGCACCTGATGGACGCCACCCCGGTCACCCTGGGCCAGGAGTTCGCCGGGTACGCCGCCCAGGTCCGCTACGGCGTCGAGCGCCTGGAGGCCTCCCTGCCCCGGGTGGCCGAGCTGCCGCTGGGCGGCACCGCCGTGGGCACCGGCATCAACACGCCGGAGGGCTTCTCCGCCCGGGTGATCGCCGAGATCGCCGCGCACACCGGCCTGCCGCTGACCGAGGCCCGCGACCACTTCGAGGCCCAGGGGGCCCGCGACGGCCTGGTCGAGCTGTCCGGCCAGCTGCGGACCATCGCGGTCGGCTTCGCCAAGATCGCCAACGACGTCCGCTGGATGGGCTCGGGCCCGACCACCGGCCTGGGCGAGCTGTTCCTGCCCGACCTCCAGCCGGGCTCCTCGATCATGCCGGGCAAGGTCAACCCGGTGCTGTGCGAGGCCGTGCTCCAGGTGTCCTCGCAGGTCGTCGGCAACGACGCCGCGGTGGCCTTCGGCGGCGCCAGCGGCAACTTCGAGCTCAACGTGCAGCTGCCGCTGATCGCCCGCAACGTGCTGGAGTCGATCCGCCTGCTCGCCAACGTCTCGCGGGTGTTCGCCGACCGCTGTGTCGCCGGGATCGCCGCCAACGAGGAGCAGTGCCGCACCTACGCGGAGTCCTCCCCGTCGATCGTCACGCCGCTCAACCGCTACATCGGCTACGAGGAGGCCGCCAAGGTCGCCAAGCAGTCGCTGAAGGAGAAGAAGACCATCCGCCAGGTGGTCCTGGAGCGCGGCTACATCGCGGACGGCAAGCTCACCGAGGAGCAGCTCGACGCCGCCCTCGACGTCCTGAAGATGACCAACTCGCAGTAG
- a CDS encoding serine/threonine-protein kinase, producing MSQPEAFGRYRVIRRLGSGSFATVWLAQDDLLNYPVAIKVLAENWAHQMDIQHRFLEEARILRQTDSTWLVAVHDVDVLPDGRPYMVMTYADQGSVADLIRRGPLPLDEALRLLTEIGQGITVLHNHGTIHRDIKPSNVLLQSSPVGQRVLVADLGFAKAIDEASGFTAAAGTPGYMSPEQSIPGGDLDVRSDVYSLGAVAYELITGKPPSRPPVRVPPGRIRPGLPRELDELILSALSVDRESRPADAKTFTDRVRAIRMAPDLPRADQWWQRYRMPWRRAAALVAASVLGAGVLTMSGGAPGLSLTTVRHAGQNIRMGVPAVWAREFHTDLEAQPAAADAGAGPGLLVATDADDWHSTEVPSYGVYATVMPGARDLSGVADQDPCPGDPASRRVDTGDWQGTVWDWPECNGNGAFTSAAVHRPGEPATVYMEIRQPDYRPDLVNEIIDNTVLG from the coding sequence ATGAGCCAACCCGAGGCCTTCGGCCGTTACCGCGTCATCAGACGCCTGGGGTCGGGCTCCTTCGCCACGGTCTGGCTGGCCCAGGACGACCTGCTGAACTACCCGGTGGCCATCAAGGTACTCGCCGAGAACTGGGCGCACCAGATGGACATCCAGCACAGGTTCCTGGAGGAGGCGCGCATCCTGCGCCAGACCGACTCCACGTGGCTGGTCGCGGTCCACGACGTGGACGTCCTCCCCGACGGCCGCCCGTACATGGTCATGACCTACGCCGACCAGGGCAGCGTGGCGGACCTCATCCGCCGCGGGCCGCTGCCGCTGGACGAGGCGCTGAGGCTGCTGACCGAGATCGGCCAGGGCATCACCGTGCTGCACAACCACGGCACCATCCACAGGGACATCAAGCCGTCCAACGTGCTGCTCCAGTCCTCCCCGGTGGGCCAGCGGGTGCTCGTCGCCGACCTGGGCTTCGCCAAGGCCATCGACGAGGCGTCGGGGTTCACCGCCGCGGCCGGGACCCCCGGGTACATGTCGCCGGAGCAGAGCATCCCCGGCGGCGACCTGGACGTGCGCTCGGACGTGTACTCGCTGGGCGCCGTCGCCTACGAGCTGATCACCGGGAAGCCGCCCTCGCGCCCGCCGGTGCGCGTCCCGCCCGGCCGCATCCGGCCGGGGCTGCCACGGGAGCTGGACGAGCTCATCCTGTCGGCGCTCTCCGTCGACCGGGAGAGCCGCCCGGCCGACGCCAAGACCTTCACCGACCGGGTCCGCGCCATCCGTATGGCCCCCGACCTGCCCCGGGCCGACCAGTGGTGGCAGCGGTACCGGATGCCGTGGCGTCGGGCCGCCGCCCTGGTGGCGGCGTCCGTGCTGGGGGCCGGCGTGCTCACCATGTCCGGCGGGGCCCCGGGGCTTTCGCTGACCACGGTGCGCCACGCCGGGCAGAACATCCGCATGGGGGTGCCCGCGGTGTGGGCCCGGGAGTTCCACACCGACCTGGAGGCGCAGCCCGCCGCGGCCGACGCCGGGGCCGGGCCCGGCCTGCTGGTGGCCACCGACGCCGACGACTGGCACTCCACCGAGGTCCCGTCCTACGGCGTGTACGCCACCGTGATGCCCGGGGCCCGCGACCTGTCGGGGGTCGCCGACCAGGACCCCTGCCCGGGGGACCCCGCCAGCCGCCGGGTCGACACCGGCGACTGGCAGGGCACGGTGTGGGACTGGCCCGAGTGCAACGGCAACGGGGCCTTCACCAGCGCCGCCGTGCACCGGCCCGGGGAGCCCGCCACGGTGTACATGGAGATCCGCCAGCCGGACTACCGGCCCGACCTGGTGAACGAGATCATCGACAACACGGTCCTGGGCTGA
- a CDS encoding isoprenyl transferase — protein sequence MGLRDPLYWLYERRLERQLQGRQIPRHVGVAMDGNRRWAKNSGLAEAAEGHRAGADKIFELLRWCDEIGVQVVTLWMLSTDNLSRDEAELGALVQIIEETIARLREEGWNTRPVGALDVLPASTARALKEAEEATSGNPGLVVNVAVGYGGRREIADAVRSLLHAEAAKGTGIQELAERLDIADIARHLYTRGQPDPDLLIRTSGEQRLSGFMLWQSVHSEFYFCEVFWPAFRRVDFLRALRSYGARNRRYGS from the coding sequence ATGGGGCTTCGCGACCCCTTGTACTGGCTCTACGAGCGGCGTCTGGAACGCCAATTGCAGGGCCGGCAGATTCCCCGCCATGTCGGTGTCGCCATGGACGGCAATCGCCGGTGGGCGAAGAACAGCGGTCTGGCGGAGGCGGCGGAGGGCCACCGGGCCGGAGCGGACAAGATCTTCGAGCTGCTCCGGTGGTGCGACGAGATCGGCGTCCAGGTCGTCACCCTCTGGATGCTGTCCACCGACAACCTCTCGCGCGACGAGGCCGAGCTCGGCGCTCTCGTGCAGATCATCGAGGAGACCATCGCCCGGCTGCGCGAGGAGGGGTGGAACACCCGGCCGGTCGGGGCCCTGGACGTGCTCCCCGCGTCGACCGCCCGCGCACTGAAGGAGGCGGAGGAGGCCACATCCGGCAACCCGGGCCTGGTTGTCAACGTCGCCGTCGGGTATGGAGGTAGACGTGAGATCGCCGACGCGGTTCGGTCGCTCCTCCACGCGGAGGCGGCCAAGGGCACCGGTATCCAGGAGCTCGCCGAGCGCCTGGACATCGCCGACATCGCCCGGCACCTCTACACGCGCGGCCAGCCCGATCCGGACCTGCTCATCCGCACCTCCGGGGAGCAGCGCCTGTCCGGGTTCATGCTGTGGCAGAGCGTGCACTCGGAGTTCTACTTCTGCGAGGTCTTCTGGCCGGCTTTCCGCAGGGTGGACTTCCTGCGCGCTCTGCGCTCCTACGGCGCGCGCAACCGGCGCTACGGCTCCTGA